The following proteins are co-located in the Nitrospirota bacterium genome:
- a CDS encoding FecR family protein, translating into MGFVRNNLRLLMELVAVVGLVLLFFSIFLGTLNIIFPTGTSFSELMEKGGGLSPASSRRQAGRDADTLEQPIVLSKLTNMVKNKRSDDMVWTFSHVGLNLYDRDAVQTFKAASVHLTIDSGDNYLEMGENSLIIISLNEKNVGTNKKRSLLVMVDGQLRGKLSQSGKEQRTMEISTPSAVIRVPAGEKDLSGAEFKVSINKDQSSTFTVLKGTAEVVAQGQSVLVKGNQTTTVSVNEPPPVARDLPREVTLIDPMPEQVMYYRDIPPRVRFSWLPFPDEREYHILVAKDREFSTLVTDEWVTEPFFVHGNLKEGIYFWKVGLRKKTLCETRQIRMARITKAPALQFESIPRVVRADRYVIKGTTDPRARVIIEGRDVGTDEAGRFEYTLRLQQGVNVIVVEAMDKAGNITYGVVRIVAKN; encoded by the coding sequence ATGGGTTTTGTCAGGAACAATTTAAGGCTGTTGATGGAATTGGTGGCGGTCGTCGGACTGGTGCTGTTGTTTTTCAGCATCTTCCTCGGAACGCTCAATATCATATTTCCCACCGGCACCAGCTTCAGCGAATTGATGGAAAAAGGGGGGGGCTTGTCCCCGGCTTCGTCGAGACGCCAAGCAGGCCGGGATGCCGACACCCTGGAGCAGCCGATCGTATTAAGCAAGCTGACCAATATGGTCAAGAACAAGCGTTCGGACGATATGGTGTGGACATTCTCACACGTTGGGCTGAACTTGTATGATCGGGACGCGGTCCAGACGTTCAAAGCCGCATCCGTTCACCTTACGATAGATTCGGGAGATAATTACCTTGAGATGGGCGAAAACTCGCTCATCATAATAAGCCTGAATGAAAAAAATGTGGGAACAAACAAGAAGAGGTCCCTCCTCGTCATGGTCGACGGGCAGCTTAGAGGCAAGCTGTCGCAAAGCGGCAAGGAGCAGCGCACGATGGAGATCTCGACCCCATCCGCCGTGATCCGCGTTCCTGCGGGGGAGAAAGACCTCAGCGGCGCGGAATTCAAGGTCTCCATCAACAAAGACCAGTCATCAACCTTCACGGTCCTGAAGGGGACCGCGGAAGTCGTCGCGCAGGGGCAATCTGTCCTGGTCAAGGGGAATCAGACCACGACCGTCAGCGTGAACGAGCCGCCCCCGGTTGCCCGGGACTTACCCCGTGAAGTGACGCTTATTGATCCGATGCCTGAGCAGGTCATGTATTATCGGGACATTCCGCCCCGGGTCAGATTTTCCTGGCTCCCGTTTCCCGATGAACGGGAGTATCATATTCTCGTGGCGAAAGACAGGGAGTTCAGCACGCTGGTCACGGATGAATGGGTAACAGAGCCTTTCTTTGTCCACGGAAATCTCAAGGAAGGCATCTATTTCTGGAAAGTGGGCCTGAGGAAGAAGACTCTGTGCGAGACGCGGCAAATACGCATGGCGCGCATCACGAAGGCCCCGGCCCTCCAGTTTGAGTCGATTCCCCGGGTCGTACGGGCGGATCGTTACGTGATCAAAGGAACGACCGACCCCCGCGCCCGGGTGATCATCGAAGGCAGGGATGTGGGAACTGATGAAGCGGGCAGGTTTGAATACACCCTCAGGCTGCAGCAGGGTGTCAACGTCATCGTTGTTGAAGCCATGGACAAAGCAGGCAATATAACCTATGGGGTAGTCAGAATAGTCGCAAAAAACTGA
- a CDS encoding diguanylate cyclase yields MNEKMAKPFRILVVDDDESLRTVVSQVLTEDGHEVTTARSGEEALEVFRKDPYPLVITDIVMENMSGMELLQSVKQLRPDTQVIIMTSHATLDTTVFAIRAGAYDYLIKPFEEIELISTVAGRALDKIRLMEENQNLILQLKQKNEELKGANTLLKELSIRDGLTGLHNHKYFQETLALEILRSRRKGVIFSLIFMDVDFFKRYNDTYGHPEGDNLLILLSNFLKECFRKSDLIARYGGEEFVALLPETSKELAFQIAESVCHKVAEYPFPGKDTQPFGKVTISLGVAAFPENGNDGSTLVKHADQALYRAKESGRNKVC; encoded by the coding sequence GTGAATGAAAAGATGGCAAAACCTTTTCGAATACTGGTTGTGGATGATGACGAAAGTCTCCGGACCGTGGTGTCCCAGGTGCTCACCGAAGACGGCCACGAGGTGACGACCGCGAGAAGCGGCGAGGAGGCGCTGGAGGTTTTCCGAAAAGATCCCTATCCGCTGGTTATTACCGATATCGTGATGGAAAACATGAGCGGCATGGAACTCCTTCAGTCGGTCAAGCAGCTCCGCCCCGATACCCAGGTAATCATCATGACCAGCCATGCCACGCTGGACACTACGGTTTTTGCCATTCGGGCCGGCGCCTATGACTATCTCATCAAGCCCTTTGAAGAGATTGAGTTGATCTCCACCGTGGCCGGCCGCGCACTGGATAAGATCCGCCTCATGGAGGAGAACCAGAACCTGATACTGCAGCTCAAACAAAAAAACGAGGAACTAAAAGGGGCAAACACCCTTCTCAAGGAACTGTCCATCCGTGACGGACTCACGGGATTGCACAATCATAAATACTTTCAGGAGACCCTTGCCCTGGAGATTCTCCGGTCCCGTCGAAAGGGGGTGATATTTTCCCTGATCTTCATGGACGTGGATTTTTTCAAGCGGTACAATGACACCTATGGTCATCCGGAAGGTGATAACCTGCTCATCCTGCTGTCAAATTTTCTGAAAGAATGTTTCCGAAAGTCCGATCTCATCGCTCGGTATGGAGGAGAAGAATTCGTCGCCCTCCTTCCCGAAACATCGAAAGAGCTTGCGTTCCAGATTGCCGAGAGTGTTTGCCATAAGGTCGCTGAATATCCTTTCCCGGGAAAGGACACCCAGCCATTCGGGAAGGTTACGATCAGCCTGGGAGTTGCCGCCTTCCCGGAAAACGGCAATGACGGCTCCACCCTGGTCAAGCATGCAGATCAGGCACTCTATCGGGCGAAGGAGAGTGGAAGGAATAAAGTCTGCTGA
- a CDS encoding ATP-binding protein, translating into MLKNMRFPIRFKILVILLLLVTSAVSLITLTMARFFHDDKTTYIRDITSVVALHMAEETRSMMIGYEEKLRIFANLIYDRGLSEEQKSELLKRLFADLQQFVAITVYQNGTERTVVYDASTFNTKDFTRDAFAHYRRTHPLPLERIQAGEVYVEDTLLSEKVPTFTMAIAPPIPDANAPVVIAALVRMESLMNLSSRSKVFETFIFDANGVFWSHTDPGQLSRQVSKKWMDTVTGLREGKTAGTTIEYTQNNIEMIGGFANVSFGGLTAGVQIPKKVAYLTARELLNNLIWVALAILIVSAIVSLFGSRMLTKPIEKLSKASRIVAKGQFDVKVNITSRDEIGMFADSFNQMASELESREKALKDSQTALIQSEKMAAFGQLGAGIAHEVKNPLAGILGFAQLTLRKLEKDNPLYDNLAMIEKEAKRSKTIIENLLKFARQEKVVFDKVAINLVVEESMAIVRHQLELNKIKLEKELMPELPPIDGNANQLEQVLMNLFMNAQQAMAGNPGKIKVSTLLLPPNKVEVRISDAGPGMSKEVQAKIFEPFFTTKPAGQGTGLGLSVSYGIIKEHRGDIRVESIPGEGATFIITLPAAVQPDMTPLPGDHIGSPA; encoded by the coding sequence ATGTTGAAAAACATGCGGTTCCCGATACGATTTAAAATCCTTGTCATTTTGCTTCTTCTGGTGACCTCGGCGGTAAGTCTCATTACCCTCACGATGGCGAGGTTCTTCCACGACGATAAAACAACCTATATTCGCGATATCACGTCGGTGGTCGCTCTTCATATGGCGGAAGAGACCCGCTCGATGATGATCGGATATGAGGAAAAGCTCAGGATTTTTGCAAACCTTATCTATGACCGGGGTCTTTCGGAGGAGCAGAAGTCTGAACTGCTCAAACGGTTGTTCGCGGACCTGCAGCAGTTCGTGGCCATTACTGTTTATCAGAATGGAACGGAGCGGACGGTCGTGTATGATGCTTCGACATTCAATACAAAGGACTTTACGCGGGATGCCTTTGCGCACTACCGCCGTACCCATCCGCTTCCCCTTGAGCGGATACAGGCGGGCGAGGTCTATGTGGAAGACACCCTGCTTTCGGAAAAGGTGCCCACCTTTACCATGGCGATCGCACCGCCGATTCCGGACGCGAATGCGCCCGTGGTGATTGCCGCCCTGGTACGGATGGAAAGCCTGATGAACCTGTCTTCCCGCTCAAAGGTTTTTGAGACTTTCATTTTTGACGCGAATGGCGTATTCTGGTCACACACCGATCCGGGCCAGCTCTCCAGGCAGGTTTCAAAAAAATGGATGGATACCGTTACGGGTCTCAGGGAAGGGAAAACCGCCGGGACGACCATCGAGTATACCCAGAACAACATTGAGATGATCGGAGGGTTCGCCAACGTCAGTTTCGGCGGTTTGACGGCCGGGGTGCAGATACCGAAAAAGGTCGCCTATCTGACCGCCCGGGAATTGCTCAACAACCTCATCTGGGTCGCCCTGGCCATTCTTATCGTGTCCGCGATCGTGAGTCTTTTCGGATCACGAATGCTGACAAAACCGATAGAAAAACTTTCAAAGGCATCCCGGATCGTCGCCAAAGGACAGTTCGACGTCAAGGTGAACATAACCTCGCGAGATGAGATCGGCATGTTCGCCGATTCTTTTAACCAGATGGCCTCAGAGCTCGAAAGCCGCGAAAAGGCCCTCAAGGACTCGCAAACCGCGCTTATTCAATCGGAAAAGATGGCCGCCTTCGGGCAGTTGGGGGCCGGTATCGCGCATGAAGTAAAGAACCCGCTGGCAGGCATACTCGGGTTCGCCCAGCTTACGCTGCGAAAGCTCGAGAAGGACAACCCTCTCTACGACAACCTTGCCATGATCGAGAAAGAGGCCAAGCGGAGCAAGACGATCATTGAAAATCTTCTCAAGTTCGCCCGGCAGGAAAAAGTGGTCTTCGACAAGGTCGCCATCAACCTGGTCGTGGAGGAGTCCATGGCGATCGTCAGGCATCAGCTCGAACTGAACAAGATAAAGCTGGAAAAGGAGCTGATGCCGGAATTGCCGCCCATTGACGGCAATGCAAATCAGCTTGAGCAGGTGTTGATGAACCTCTTCATGAACGCCCAGCAGGCGATGGCGGGCAATCCCGGCAAGATAAAGGTGTCGACGCTCCTGCTCCCTCCCAACAAGGTGGAAGTGCGGATCAGTGATGCGGGTCCTGGAATGTCCAAAGAGGTCCAGGCAAAAATATTTGAGCCGTTCTTCACTACGAAACCGGCGGGGCAAGGCACCGGGCTTGGGCTTTCAGTAAGCTACGGGATCATCAAAGAGCATCGGGGGGATATCCGCGTGGAAAGCATTCCCGGAGAGGGGGCGACGTTCATCATCACCCTTCCCGCGGCAGTTCAACCGGATATGACGCCTTTACCGGGTGATCACATCGGTTCTCCGGCATGA
- a CDS encoding OmpA family protein encodes MVLVLIQRAFPRQKSSRLNGATRHSALKILAVMLWILVLCGIPFGMTAHAIQNTATGTVGGSSLLVTNATVTLTRVGNDVTSAVSEITPNMIAANSTGNAFIYSILPVINAGDGGLDQVVIAIPGGYSAVTVTQAAVNGASFSPAASCPPAGPNQYCVSGGTLTVRLPGPVLATTVNKRITVNFTASAPSAPGNTIFSSTVDNSSTAHAPLAAIAGNADADAANANNTTVTVLLILPSDLNTTVTATPQIVIADGTAASTITTLLRDTANQPVSWKTISLSSDRGADVFTQPASPSDSAGAATGTVRSNTAGVSTITSTDVTDTIVFSAKPQVFFTQGNVLELIKAANKKEAVVGEVVTYLVELKNKTTRDVILVKVDDHVPPNFKYLKGSTLINGVRTPDPAGNRTVTFDIGTVPALVDTNNNHSADKGEAGYMTISYQLVIGSGATPKDYVNTAQAKDVCDACSISNADKATVTVVLDPLFDLGTIIGKVFEDKNKNGWQDPDEPGISSVMVALDNGTYALTDEYGRYHLPAIKPGQRLVKINLQGLPNGAVTTTDEARVVDVTPGLLAKANFGVTYAYDVEKIGKPAEMGVEVTSAEKKSPLKLIGNTEALTMLMNGEKLPLHSSEVHLQVEGLDDIITTKGKKLGRDIEFLADVAAPDAVKTWTLTIFNFSDEVVKTLQGSGAPPTSITWNGMTEKGQIIQGGEVYQYQMEIEYLDGTGSASTRRTFGVNNVSIISVRLTGSAFKTGSTTLNEKAKEILKQAAIVFREYPDEKIIIEGHSDAKGTDKLNRELSRKRAQAAADYLVQEEKLEPGRFNIQGYGKTKPIASNKTEEGREQNRRVEVQGEVKEVENSKLRDYYRTEPSISINGESLRVGSQGRFSATLQEPLSEKLDISLVNSRGRSIKTSLAVPSFEIIEPKGEIQLPFGKTGKGNRVFSASDKEKVMVYRLVGKTGPGNTIELDGELLSVSAEGGFTAELKLKVGRNNYGLVVRNAEGVTRLAELIIDVKDADEYGQPIMVSKPIPNISVKFPPAGARLTSETLIVSGITDAGNTVEINGARVKTDAEGQFSTSLKLPLGKSTVIVKSVDLEGNVGTLARELEVTDNKIFLLAFADGKIGQLVGKGNLEEAGMDKQREYYTEGRVAYYLKGTIKGKYIITSAFDTGTHTFGEMFNNLDSTENDRLLTNLDPDKLYPVYGDSGTVVNDVQSQGKLYLAIDSDELHVIVGNYALNLGDTELASYRRTLYGGRVAYQSVSRTQYGRPDTTVMLFGAEVRQAHIQDELRATGGSLYYLSHKDIIEGSEQISLIIRDKTTGLTLENVPQKQNIDYTIKYEEGRVLFNRPILQSVEGSSLVSLNAAQGNPVIIRVDYETRLAAFDKKADGGRVRKQIGDHVAVGMSYVKDELLDANYELKGVDSEIRLGKNTRITMEYAESIGVASRTFTSDDGGLAYQQITPLGARQGHAWKTTVETDVGEWVDRPDRLFLGGYLKKLEPGFMSNGNAFEEGTEKLGFNAKLRMTEADTLLYRFESEKQNSSLTTTAGSSTFDTNTIQAQHHEKQWSAEGEYKSAASDYGLNPGNHASYGAGRYRYKVTEKLTASIERQETITGTRNDQTTAGVDYQIVPSLTIKVSETQATAGDSAQAGMVYNANNNRLYVTERLADDQAGNNTTSTIVGGETPIGPSSKLYSEYQWNRADGAARDVSLIGALRNWDAGNGLKFMLSGEQSVIDSNADRTKRYSLASGILYSSKTGLKVSTRNEIRRDYGTNEMVQYLTVNNLEYKLNTDLTVIGKYRYSLSKDLRNNTIIAGFDEACAGLAYRPVAHDWFNALAKYTSLSQQNASSLAPTQEVKTKTDVFSVEWSAELSRYVEWVEKEAARIKTEKTEDRDPMTTHTYLSIHRLNFHLWKPVDLGIEYRVLWQKEAQDQREGFVTEISWKMVKYLRFGVGYNFTDFSDNEFSDNNYSVHGWFVRLQSLY; translated from the coding sequence ATGGTGCTGGTTCTTATACAGAGGGCATTTCCAAGGCAGAAGTCTTCCCGGCTGAACGGCGCAACGCGCCATTCTGCCCTGAAGATTCTCGCGGTAATGCTCTGGATCCTGGTCCTTTGCGGAATTCCTTTTGGGATGACGGCCCATGCAATCCAGAACACAGCGACCGGCACGGTCGGGGGGAGTTCCCTGCTTGTCACGAATGCGACCGTCACACTGACCCGCGTCGGCAACGATGTCACCTCCGCTGTCTCCGAGATCACTCCCAACATGATTGCCGCGAACTCAACCGGCAATGCATTCATCTACTCGATTTTGCCGGTCATCAACGCCGGGGATGGCGGACTGGACCAGGTGGTCATTGCCATCCCCGGAGGTTATTCAGCGGTGACGGTCACGCAGGCGGCGGTGAATGGGGCATCCTTCTCGCCGGCTGCATCCTGTCCGCCCGCCGGTCCCAATCAATACTGTGTGTCCGGTGGCACGCTCACCGTCCGGCTGCCCGGCCCGGTACTTGCCACCACGGTGAACAAGCGTATTACGGTCAATTTTACAGCCAGCGCTCCGAGCGCACCTGGAAACACTATTTTCAGCTCCACGGTGGACAACTCCTCCACCGCACACGCACCGCTGGCCGCCATTGCGGGAAATGCGGATGCCGATGCGGCCAATGCCAACAATACAACGGTCACCGTGCTGCTTATTTTGCCCAGCGATCTCAACACAACGGTCACCGCGACCCCGCAAATCGTCATTGCCGATGGAACAGCCGCCAGCACCATCACCACCCTTTTGCGTGATACGGCGAATCAACCGGTCAGCTGGAAAACAATAAGCCTGTCATCCGACAGAGGGGCCGATGTCTTTACGCAGCCGGCTTCACCTTCCGATTCAGCGGGCGCGGCAACCGGGACCGTCAGATCGAACACGGCCGGGGTTTCCACGATAACGTCCACGGACGTAACCGACACAATTGTATTTTCAGCAAAGCCCCAGGTATTTTTTACCCAGGGGAATGTCCTGGAACTTATCAAAGCGGCCAATAAGAAAGAGGCCGTCGTCGGCGAGGTGGTGACCTATCTGGTTGAGCTGAAAAACAAGACCACCCGGGACGTGATCCTGGTCAAGGTGGACGACCATGTCCCGCCGAATTTCAAATATCTGAAAGGGAGCACGCTTATCAACGGCGTCAGGACGCCCGACCCCGCCGGCAATCGCACGGTGACCTTTGATATCGGGACCGTGCCCGCCCTTGTTGATACGAATAATAATCACAGCGCCGATAAAGGCGAGGCCGGATACATGACGATCAGCTATCAACTCGTCATCGGCTCGGGGGCGACGCCGAAGGATTACGTGAATACGGCGCAGGCAAAGGATGTCTGCGATGCATGCTCTATTTCGAACGCGGACAAGGCCACGGTAACGGTCGTCCTGGACCCCCTGTTCGACCTCGGCACCATTATCGGCAAGGTCTTTGAAGACAAGAACAAGAACGGGTGGCAGGACCCGGATGAGCCGGGCATTTCCTCCGTGATGGTCGCCCTCGACAACGGCACGTATGCCCTGACCGATGAGTACGGCAGATATCATCTGCCGGCGATAAAACCAGGACAGCGTCTCGTCAAGATCAATCTGCAGGGCCTCCCCAATGGGGCCGTCACGACAACGGATGAAGCGCGTGTCGTCGACGTCACCCCGGGACTTCTGGCGAAAGCCAACTTCGGGGTAACGTACGCGTACGATGTGGAGAAGATCGGAAAACCGGCCGAGATGGGCGTCGAAGTGACCAGCGCCGAGAAAAAGTCACCGCTGAAGCTTATCGGAAACACCGAAGCGTTGACCATGCTCATGAATGGAGAAAAACTCCCTCTGCATTCCAGCGAGGTCCACCTGCAGGTCGAAGGATTGGATGACATCATAACCACAAAAGGGAAAAAACTGGGGAGGGACATTGAATTCCTTGCCGATGTCGCGGCGCCTGACGCAGTGAAGACATGGACACTGACTATTTTCAATTTCTCCGATGAGGTTGTCAAGACCCTTCAAGGGAGTGGCGCGCCTCCGACATCCATCACGTGGAACGGCATGACGGAGAAAGGACAGATCATACAGGGCGGAGAAGTCTATCAGTACCAGATGGAGATAGAATATCTTGACGGGACGGGTTCCGCCAGCACACGACGGACCTTTGGCGTCAATAATGTATCCATCATTTCTGTGCGGCTGACCGGTTCGGCGTTTAAGACCGGCTCGACGACGCTGAACGAGAAAGCAAAGGAAATACTGAAGCAGGCGGCGATCGTTTTCCGGGAGTATCCTGATGAGAAGATCATTATTGAGGGACACTCTGATGCGAAAGGAACGGATAAATTGAACCGCGAGCTTTCCCGGAAACGGGCACAGGCCGCCGCTGATTACCTGGTCCAGGAAGAGAAACTCGAACCGGGCCGCTTCAATATACAAGGGTATGGGAAAACGAAACCGATTGCGAGCAACAAGACGGAGGAAGGGAGAGAGCAAAACAGGCGTGTCGAGGTGCAGGGAGAGGTCAAAGAGGTCGAAAATTCCAAATTGAGGGACTACTACCGCACTGAACCGTCGATATCGATCAATGGTGAATCATTACGGGTAGGCTCCCAGGGGAGATTTTCCGCGACACTGCAGGAACCGCTATCGGAAAAACTGGACATCAGCCTGGTGAACAGCAGAGGCCGGTCAATCAAAACGAGTCTGGCCGTTCCGTCCTTCGAAATTATTGAGCCGAAAGGTGAAATACAGCTGCCCTTTGGGAAGACCGGGAAAGGCAATCGTGTCTTCAGCGCCTCTGACAAGGAAAAAGTGATGGTGTACCGGCTGGTCGGCAAAACCGGGCCGGGCAACACGATCGAACTTGACGGAGAACTGCTGTCCGTATCGGCCGAGGGCGGCTTTACCGCCGAGCTCAAGCTCAAGGTTGGGCGCAATAATTACGGACTGGTCGTCAGGAATGCGGAAGGAGTAACCCGTCTGGCAGAGCTCATCATTGATGTCAAAGACGCTGATGAATACGGGCAACCGATCATGGTTTCGAAACCCATACCGAACATCTCGGTAAAATTTCCTCCCGCGGGAGCGCGGTTGACGAGCGAGACGTTGATCGTTTCAGGCATAACGGACGCGGGCAACACCGTTGAGATCAACGGCGCGCGGGTAAAAACCGACGCGGAAGGACAATTCTCCACCTCCCTGAAACTCCCGCTTGGCAAGAGCACGGTTATCGTTAAGTCCGTTGACCTTGAAGGGAACGTCGGGACCCTTGCACGTGAACTCGAGGTGACCGACAACAAGATATTCCTGCTTGCCTTTGCGGACGGGAAAATCGGCCAGCTCGTCGGCAAGGGCAATCTCGAGGAAGCGGGAATGGACAAACAGAGGGAATATTATACGGAAGGGCGGGTCGCATACTATCTCAAGGGCACGATCAAGGGGAAATATATCATTACCTCCGCTTTTGACACGGGGACCCACACGTTCGGTGAAATGTTCAACAACCTTGACAGCACGGAAAACGACCGCCTGCTGACCAACCTCGACCCGGACAAACTGTATCCCGTATACGGTGATTCCGGAACCGTGGTAAATGATGTCCAAAGCCAGGGCAAGCTGTATCTTGCGATCGACAGCGATGAATTGCACGTGATCGTGGGCAATTATGCGTTGAACCTCGGTGACACTGAACTTGCTTCGTATCGACGCACGCTCTATGGAGGCCGCGTGGCATACCAGTCCGTTTCCCGCACACAATACGGCCGGCCCGATACCACCGTCATGCTGTTCGGCGCCGAGGTGCGACAGGCGCATATCCAGGATGAATTGAGGGCCACCGGCGGGTCGCTCTATTATCTGAGCCATAAGGACATTATCGAGGGGAGCGAGCAGATTTCCCTCATCATCCGGGACAAGACCACGGGACTTACTCTGGAGAATGTCCCGCAAAAGCAAAACATCGATTACACGATAAAATACGAGGAAGGCCGCGTCCTCTTCAACCGGCCGATCCTCCAGAGTGTCGAGGGGTCCTCATTGGTGAGCCTCAATGCGGCGCAGGGGAATCCCGTCATCATCCGGGTGGACTACGAAACCCGGCTGGCGGCATTCGATAAGAAGGCGGATGGCGGACGCGTGCGAAAGCAGATCGGCGATCACGTTGCTGTCGGCATGTCGTATGTAAAAGATGAACTGCTTGACGCGAACTATGAATTGAAGGGAGTGGATTCAGAGATCAGGCTGGGGAAAAACACCCGGATAACGATGGAATACGCGGAGAGCATCGGGGTCGCCTCCCGGACGTTTACGAGCGACGACGGCGGGTTGGCATATCAGCAGATCACCCCGCTGGGCGCCCGGCAGGGGCATGCATGGAAGACGACCGTTGAAACGGATGTGGGCGAATGGGTTGACCGGCCCGACCGTCTTTTCCTGGGCGGATACCTGAAGAAGCTGGAGCCCGGTTTCATGTCGAACGGCAACGCTTTTGAGGAAGGCACCGAGAAACTCGGATTTAACGCCAAACTGCGAATGACCGAGGCCGATACCTTGCTATATCGGTTTGAAAGCGAAAAGCAGAACTCCTCTTTGACCACGACCGCCGGCTCGAGCACGTTCGATACGAACACGATCCAGGCGCAGCACCATGAGAAGCAATGGTCCGCGGAGGGCGAGTATAAGTCCGCTGCATCAGACTACGGTTTGAACCCCGGAAACCATGCCAGCTACGGCGCGGGAAGATACCGGTACAAAGTGACTGAAAAGCTCACGGCAAGCATCGAACGTCAGGAGACCATCACGGGGACACGAAATGACCAGACCACCGCGGGCGTCGATTACCAGATCGTACCATCGCTGACCATCAAGGTCAGCGAGACACAGGCCACTGCCGGCGACTCGGCGCAGGCTGGAATGGTGTATAACGCGAATAACAACCGTCTTTACGTGACCGAGCGTCTGGCGGACGATCAGGCGGGTAATAACACGACGTCCACGATCGTCGGCGGGGAAACCCCGATCGGGCCCTCCAGCAAGCTCTACTCCGAGTACCAGTGGAACCGCGCGGACGGGGCCGCGCGCGATGTTTCCCTTATCGGGGCACTCAGGAACTGGGACGCCGGGAACGGGTTGAAGTTCATGCTTTCGGGGGAGCAATCGGTCATTGACTCGAATGCCGACCGGACGAAGCGCTACAGCCTGGCCTCAGGCATCCTGTATTCCAGCAAGACCGGATTAAAGGTGTCGACCAGGAACGAGATCAGGCGGGATTACGGCACGAATGAAATGGTCCAGTATCTCACCGTGAATAATCTTGAATATAAACTGAACACGGACCTCACCGTGATCGGGAAATATCGATACAGCCTGTCCAAGGACCTCAGGAACAATACGATTATCGCCGGGTTTGATGAAGCCTGCGCGGGATTGGCCTATCGGCCGGTCGCGCACGATTGGTTCAACGCCCTTGCCAAGTATACGAGCTTGTCCCAGCAGAATGCGTCATCACTGGCGCCGACGCAAGAGGTGAAGACAAAGACCGATGTGTTCTCCGTGGAGTGGTCGGCCGAGTTGTCCCGGTACGTGGAATGGGTTGAGAAGGAAGCAGCCAGGATAAAGACGGAAAAGACCGAAGACAGAGACCCGATGACCACGCATACCTATCTCTCTATTCACCGTCTAAATTTCCACCTCTGGAAGCCGGTCGACCTCGGCATTGAATACCGGGTGCTGTGGCAGAAAGAGGCCCAGGACCAGCGGGAAGGATTTGTAACGGAAATTTCCTGGAAGATGGTAAAATACCTTCGCTTCGGGGTGGGTTATAATTTCACGGACTTCTCGGACAACGAATTTTCAGACAATAATTACTCGGTGCATGGATGGTTTGTGAGGCTGCAGTCCCTTTATTGA
- a CDS encoding diguanylate cyclase, which produces MKPGIRIMVVNDDEKLRDIVSQTLSDDGHEVTKKRSGEEALDAFRKYPFSLVIADIEMQSMSGIKLLQEVKKLHPDSEVILITNYPAIETAIEALRLEACDYIMDTYDSLDLISSAVNRAVEKIKQTEEHYRLLDMLTKQNKELEQSRIKFTDLAVRDEVTGLYNAHYFHEALAIELNRSSHHHRNVSVVFLDVTWHNSDRSTRGHEEKARLLCTVSQIIKKRLRKSDLLVRYRDETFAILLPETPRDGTQCVIESLRRLLSEHPFQGAEGNITVSMRMAVYPEDGADGTALINNATHC; this is translated from the coding sequence ATGAAGCCGGGTATTCGTATTATGGTTGTTAATGATGACGAAAAGCTCAGGGACATTGTTTCACAGACCCTGAGCGATGACGGTCATGAAGTTACCAAGAAAAGAAGCGGTGAGGAGGCATTGGATGCCTTCCGAAAATATCCGTTTTCCCTGGTCATCGCAGATATTGAGATGCAAAGTATGAGCGGAATAAAGCTTCTTCAGGAGGTCAAAAAGCTTCACCCTGATTCCGAGGTCATCCTGATAACGAACTATCCCGCTATCGAGACGGCGATCGAGGCCCTCCGCCTCGAAGCCTGTGATTATATCATGGACACCTATGACAGCCTCGATTTGATCTCGTCCGCGGTAAACCGCGCAGTCGAAAAGATAAAACAGACCGAAGAACATTACCGACTGCTCGATATGCTCACGAAGCAGAACAAAGAACTGGAACAATCCCGGATAAAATTCACTGATTTGGCCGTCCGCGACGAGGTAACGGGATTATACAACGCCCATTATTTTCATGAGGCCCTCGCCATTGAATTGAACCGGTCCAGCCACCACCATCGGAACGTATCGGTGGTCTTTCTTGATGTCACCTGGCATAACTCCGACCGCAGCACCCGGGGACATGAGGAAAAGGCACGTCTGCTTTGCACCGTGTCCCAGATTATAAAAAAGAGACTCAGAAAGTCCGATCTGCTCGTGCGATACCGAGATGAAACATTTGCAATCCTTCTCCCTGAAACGCCCCGGGACGGCACCCAATGCGTCATCGAGAGCCTTCGGCGGCTTTTGTCTGAACATCCCTTTCAGGGAGCGGAGGGAAACATCACGGTCAGCATGAGAATGGCTGTTTACCCGGAAGACGGCGCCGACGGCACTGCTTTGATCAATAACGCTACCCACTGTTAG